A window from Pseudobacteroides sp. encodes these proteins:
- a CDS encoding extracellular solute-binding protein — protein sequence MKKRFSKVLSTTLLVAMLSTAITGCGSQGEKADDTTASEKPKEMVELTVEVFDRSTPGYQADKNFQTDWIQKNFGDPNGIKLKFVPVLRNQEVDKLNVLMAANQAPDICFTYNEGLMYNYIKNGGLTDLGKLLDEHGKNLKAYLGDTLLSYGNWGGVQYAVPAKRVMEACFGTFIRKDWLDKVNMPVPETTDQFYNTLKAFKEKDPGKLGDKVIPFTITVDPNNINWTSHTLLESFKKPISEEDRYSMRNWVIPGFKEGMRFMNKLYNEKLLNQQFVLDKDGKQYEKDVAQGKVGSFIQSYDFPYRITPGLATELKKNVPDSDIIPIDPFKNADGKNIKMKYNPNGLFLIVPKSSKRAVEAIKYLDWMSKPEVLKFLQNGVKGDQYTDEQDGIPMNVISNDKLPDEKKANYIDLSIIVNGKEFGSTEKNIKAASFGYPGFENKFTEAYNIALKDAGYMPRFDRVIESEAKYAKALTDKEVQIFVKSITCKPADFDKTYDSLVDDYMKSGGKEIEDEKRVAFKAMKKQ from the coding sequence GTTGAAGTTTTTGACAGATCAACACCAGGATATCAGGCAGATAAGAATTTTCAGACAGACTGGATACAGAAAAATTTTGGCGATCCAAACGGCATTAAGCTGAAATTTGTACCTGTTTTAAGAAACCAGGAAGTTGATAAGCTCAATGTGTTGATGGCAGCAAACCAGGCTCCAGATATTTGCTTTACTTATAATGAAGGTTTGATGTACAACTACATAAAGAATGGCGGACTTACTGATTTAGGAAAACTGCTTGATGAACACGGTAAAAATCTTAAAGCTTATCTTGGCGATACTTTGTTAAGCTACGGCAACTGGGGCGGAGTACAATATGCAGTTCCTGCAAAGAGGGTTATGGAAGCTTGCTTTGGAACATTTATCAGAAAAGACTGGCTTGATAAAGTAAATATGCCTGTTCCTGAAACAACTGATCAGTTCTATAACACATTAAAAGCTTTTAAGGAAAAAGATCCGGGTAAACTTGGTGATAAGGTTATTCCTTTTACAATCACTGTTGACCCTAATAATATTAACTGGACTTCACATACTCTTCTTGAGTCATTTAAAAAGCCAATATCCGAGGAAGATAGATATTCCATGAGAAACTGGGTAATACCTGGCTTTAAAGAAGGTATGAGATTTATGAACAAATTGTATAATGAAAAACTCTTAAATCAACAATTTGTTTTGGATAAAGACGGCAAGCAGTATGAAAAGGATGTTGCACAAGGTAAGGTTGGTTCTTTCATACAAAGCTATGACTTCCCATACAGAATCACACCTGGTTTGGCAACTGAGCTTAAGAAAAACGTACCTGACAGCGACATTATTCCGATAGATCCATTTAAGAACGCTGATGGCAAAAACATAAAAATGAAATATAATCCAAACGGTTTATTCCTAATTGTACCAAAATCAAGCAAAAGAGCTGTTGAAGCAATTAAATACCTTGATTGGATGTCAAAACCTGAAGTGTTAAAATTCCTCCAAAACGGAGTTAAGGGTGATCAGTACACTGATGAACAAGATGGCATACCAATGAACGTTATTTCAAATGACAAGCTTCCTGATGAGAAAAAAGCAAACTATATTGACTTGTCAATTATAGTAAACGGTAAGGAATTTGGAAGTACTGAAAAGAACATAAAAGCTGCTTCCTTCGGATACCCGGGATTTGAAAATAAGTTTACAGAAGCTTACAACATAGCATTAAAAGACGCTGGTTACATGCCTCGTTTTGACAGAGTTATTGAGTCTGAAGCAAAATACGCTAAGGCACTTACAGACAAAGAAGTGCAGATCTTCGTTAAATCAATTACTTGTAAGCCAGCAGATTTTGATAAGACTTATGATTCACTTGTTGATGATTACATGAAATCAGGCGGTAAGGAAATAGAAGATGAAAAGAGAGTGGCATTTAAAGCAATGAAGAAACAATAA
- a CDS encoding ABC transporter ATP-binding protein has translation MKYHSLNGEINALENIDFSVKKGEFISIVGPSGCGKSTILSIISGLVNPTSGKVLIAGRPQEENLHMVGYMLQKDHLFEWRTILQNILLGLEIRRALTKESKEYALELLETYGLYEFKDKYPSQLSGGMRQRAALIRTLAAKPEILLLDEAFSALDYQTRLAVTDDIYSIIKKENKTAILVTHDIAECISVADRVAVLSKRPATVKSIHDIIFSGSLRTPLKSRESPEFSKYFNIIWKELDVYV, from the coding sequence ATGAAATACCACTCACTAAATGGTGAGATTAATGCTTTGGAAAATATAGATTTCTCTGTGAAAAAAGGAGAATTCATTAGCATTGTAGGACCCAGCGGATGTGGTAAATCCACCATACTTTCTATAATTTCAGGGCTTGTGAATCCGACATCGGGAAAGGTTCTAATTGCCGGCAGGCCCCAGGAAGAGAACTTACATATGGTGGGATACATGCTCCAGAAGGATCATCTTTTCGAATGGAGGACAATACTTCAAAATATACTTTTAGGTCTGGAAATCAGGAGAGCACTTACAAAAGAAAGTAAGGAGTATGCATTAGAACTTCTAGAAACTTACGGATTATATGAATTTAAAGACAAATATCCTTCACAGCTTTCAGGAGGCATGAGGCAGAGGGCTGCACTTATAAGGACCCTTGCTGCTAAACCTGAAATACTGCTTTTAGATGAAGCATTTTCAGCACTTGATTATCAAACCAGGCTTGCAGTTACTGATGATATTTACTCAATTATTAAAAAAGAAAACAAAACAGCTATTCTTGTAACCCATGATATAGCTGAGTGCATAAGTGTGGCGGACAGAGTGGCAGTTCTTTCGAAAAGGCCGGCTACCGTGAAAAGTATTCATGACATTATATTTTCCGGAAGCTTGAGAACACCTTTAAAATCACGGGAATCTCCTGAGTTTTCTAAGTATTTCAATATAATATGGAAGGAGCTGGATGTCTATGTGTGA
- a CDS encoding ABC transporter permease, with protein sequence MCDRGNEYISEEHKEYLKKVRVKKLCIFLTQILILALFLGLWEAAARLKFIDPFITSQPSRIFTTLINLYNEGQLFKHIGITCLETVVGFSLGTILGIIIAIILWWSEFLSKVFEPYLVILNSLPKIALGPIFIVWIGAGPISIIAIVLTISIVVTILEILNGFMGVDQDKIKLAKTFGANKFQIMQKVVLPSSLPVIMNALKVNVGLSWVGVIVGEFLISKAGIGYLIVYGGQVFQLDLVMTSVFILAIAAYFMYRCVAYMEKLLVKNKG encoded by the coding sequence ATGTGTGACAGAGGTAATGAATATATATCGGAGGAGCATAAGGAATACCTAAAGAAAGTCAGGGTCAAAAAGCTTTGCATATTTCTGACTCAAATACTTATATTGGCACTGTTCCTTGGGTTGTGGGAGGCAGCTGCAAGATTAAAGTTTATTGATCCTTTTATAACAAGCCAGCCATCAAGGATCTTTACCACCCTTATCAATCTATACAATGAGGGGCAGCTTTTTAAGCATATAGGCATAACATGCCTTGAAACAGTTGTAGGCTTTTCTCTTGGTACTATTTTAGGCATAATAATAGCAATCATTCTGTGGTGGTCTGAGTTTTTATCGAAGGTTTTCGAACCATACCTTGTCATATTGAACAGTTTGCCTAAAATAGCGTTAGGACCGATATTTATAGTTTGGATAGGTGCAGGTCCCATATCGATAATTGCTATTGTACTTACCATTTCCATCGTTGTGACAATTCTGGAAATCTTGAACGGATTTATGGGGGTTGATCAAGATAAAATCAAGCTTGCCAAAACCTTCGGAGCAAATAAGTTTCAGATCATGCAAAAGGTAGTATTGCCGTCATCCCTTCCCGTTATAATGAATGCTCTGAAGGTAAATGTAGGACTTTCATGGGTTGGAGTTATTGTGGGGGAGTTTTTAATTTCAAAGGCAGGTATAGGATACCTAATAGTATATGGCGGGCAAGTGTTCCAACTGGATCTGGTGATGACCAGTGTATTTATACTGGCAATAGCTGCATATTTCATGTACCGATGTGTAGCATACATGGAG